GTCCGCCAGTGCCTGGCGCAGGTCCGCGGGATCCACCGGGATGCTCATGTCGTCAGGTTACGGCTCACCACAGACCGAGCACACCGCCGCCGATGCGGACGACGAAGGCGCTCACCACGGCGATGAAGAACAGCCGCACGAACCGGGAGCCGCGCGCGACCGCGGTCCGTGCCCCGAGGTAGCCGCCGACCAGGTTGCAGGCGCCCATCATCAGCCCGACGTCCCACAGCACGGCGCCGTGCGGGACGAACAGCAGCAGCGCGCCCACGTTGGTCGCGAAGTTCGCGAGCTTGGCCTTCGCCGAGGCCTGGAGGAAGTCGTAGCCGAGCAGGCCGACGAGGGCGAACACGAAGAAGCTGCCCGTGCCGGGGCCGAGGATGCCGTCGTAGAAGCCGATCACGAACCCGACGCCCATCGCGGCGACCAGGTGGCGGTGTCCGGCGAAGCGGAGCGCCGTCTGCTCGCCGAGCTCGGGGCGGAGCAGGACGTAGCCGCCGACCACGACCAGCGCCGCCAGCACGATCGGCTCGAACGCGTCGCGGGGGATGTGCGAGGCCAGCAGGGCGCCGGAGAACGCGCCGGTCAGGGCGAGGGCCATCAGCGGCAGCGCGGTGCGCAGGTCCGGGCCGATCCGGCGGTAGTAGGTGAGCGAGCTGGCCGCCGTGCCGCACACCGAGGCGATCTTGTTGGTGGCGAGGACCTGCACCGGGCTCGCTCCCGGCAGCCCGAGCAGCAACGCGGGGAGCTGGACCAGTCCCCCGCCGCCGACCACCGCGTCCACGAAGCCGGCCGTGAGCGCCGCCAGCGCGAGCAGGGCGATGACAGTCAGGCTGAGGTCCCCCACGGCCGTGACTCTACGAGGACCAGATGAGGCCGGCCTCGGGACGGTCGTCGTACTCCTCGGCGACCTTGCGCGACGTCTTGACGCACTCCGCCCGCAGGTGCGCCTGGACCTGGGCGGGATCGATCCGGAGGTTCAGCACCAGCTCGCCCTTGGTGGCGCTGAGCGACGCCCGTCTGTCCGGATCCTCGACCGTCCAGCCGTCGGCCTCGAGCAGGCCTACCGCGGTGGCCACCGCCTTCTCCTGGGTCAGCTCGCCGGAGGAGCCGAAGCGCACGAAGTCGTTCAGCACGACGCCACCCGGGGCGAGGTCGTCGCCGCAGATGCTGAAGGACCGGCTGCCGTCGGCGCCGCTCAGCACGAGCGCGTCCGCGATGTCGTGCAGGACACCGGCGCGGGCGTCGTCCGCCGACGTGACGGCCTCGTCGACCGCCGTTCGGTCCGCGTCGTCGTCGCAGCCGGTCAGTCCCACGGCGAGAAGGAGGGCAAGGAGCGGTGCCGCTGCGATCCCGAGAAGGCGCATGCTCACAGCCTCCCACCGAACTTCGAGTGCTCCCACAGCCACCTCCCGCCGTCCGCGAGTCTCTCTCCGGCACTCGCGCCGCTGGCGGCGACCAGGAGCTCGGGCAGGGTGAGGTGCCCGCCGCCGGGCGCGCCGCGTGGCGGTTGCTCGCTGACCTCGTCGTCGGCACCGGCCACGACGTGGGCCAGGTTGGCCAGCGAGGTCCCGGTGAAGTACGACGTGTGGTTGTGGAGCAGCTCCTCGGCCCGCAGGTCGCCCTCCCCGGTCTCGAACCGGGTGCCGCCGAAGGCGGTGTCGGCCGGGTCGTGGCCGAGGGCGCCGACACCGCCGCGGTCGCCACTGCCGAGCAGGGAGACCGGGTCGTGGTCCTTGCTGCCGACCCAGACCTGGGCGTCGGTGAGCTCGCCGGCGGTGTCGGCCGGGACGCCGGGGCTGCCGAGCAGGACGACGTCGTCGACGGGCAGTCCCTCGGCCAGGGCGTGCCCGACGGCGGTCGAGCCGTAGCTGTGGCCGATCGCGGTCAGGTGGGCGGGCGGACCCTGGTCGGAGCCGCGGACGCCGTCGACGAAGTCGCCGAACCGCTCGCCGCCCGCCTCGGCCTTGTCGGTGAGAGCGACGCCGTCGAAGTCGGCCTGCCCGAGCGGGTCCAGCGGGTTGAGCGGGTTGCCGCTCGGGGCGTCGTAGTCGGCCCAGTAGACGGTCGCGACGCTGCCCCTCTCCTCGCCGACCGCCGCTTCGTGCAGGACGAAGGTCTTGTCGAGATTCCCCCCGATGCTGGAGGTGTCGGTCGTCAGGCCGGGCACGTTGACCGAGACGTGGTCGGCGGTGTCCGGGTCGCCGAAGCCCACCGCCACCCCGCCGTCGCCGGAGTGCAGGCCCGGCGCGTAGGCGAGCAGCTTGGTGAGGTGGGCCCCGGCGTCGTCGGTCGGGCCGGCGTGCTCGTCGAGAGCACGGTCCACGGACCTCGCGTTGTCGAGCACCCGTTCGTCCTTGCTGGTGAGCTGGTCGTCCTTCTCCCGCTCCCGGTAGTAGTCGAGGTCGCGGGCGAGCTCCCCGCGGTTGGCCTCGTCGCGCTCGGCCATCGACACCCCGCCGGTGTTGCCGACCAACCCGGGGTGCTCGGTCGTGAGCGCCTGCTGCTCGGCGCGGCGCAACCCGCGCCACCAGGCGGCCAGCGCGGCCGGGTCGCCGCGGAGACGGCGCAGCTGGCGGGTGAGGTCGCCGGTGCGGGGCCGGGCCGGATCGGCGGCCGCGGCGACCCCCTCGGCGACGCTGTCGACCCCCTGGAGGGCGGCGACCAGGTCGGCCTCGGCCTCCGCGCGGGCCAGGACCCAGGCGTCGATCCGGCCCCGCAGCGCGACCGCCCGGCGGTGGAGGACGTCGGCGCGCTGCCGGAAGTCGGCCAGCCGGCTGTCGTCGGCCGCGGCGGCCACCTCGGCGACCAGCGCCCCGATCAGCTCGTTGACCTCCGCCCGGTCGGCGTTGATCCGGGCACGTCGGACGAACAGCCGGCTCAGGCGGGCGGCGAACCGGTCGGCCGCCGTGACCGCCTCGTCGAGCGCGGCCTCGGCGCCGTCGAGGCGGACGGCCACCTGGGTCGCGGCGTGGTCGTGGGCCTGTGCGGTGTCACCCTCCCACGCCGGCGCTGCGACGGAGGCGGCCCGGCCCTGGACGTTCTTGACGGCGATCGCGGCCGCGCGCAGGTCCGTGGCGAGGTCCTGGGCGCCGGTCGGCGTCGAGGTCAGCTGGGGGCAGGGCGGCACCTGCGCCGGAAGGTAGACGAGGGTCACGGCCAGCTCACCTCCCCCACGGCGGCCTCGCGCTCGGCCCACGGGAGCAGCGCACGCAGGCGTTCGGCCTGGGCCTGGTCGACGAGGACGAGCATTCGTCGGAAGAAGACGAACTCCTCGGCGTACCCCTGCGCCCGTCGGGCGACGGCCTTGACCTCGTCGACCCAGGGGTCGGCGAAGGCGGCGACAGCCGCGGCGACGACGTCCGAGAGGTCGGAGGTCGAGACCTTGGCGAGGCGGTGCCAGGCGCCGTCGAGCTCGTCGGCGGCCTCGTCCCAGCGCTCGCGGGCGGCCTTGAGGACGGCGTACGGGACATCGAGGGTGATCGTCATGCACGTCCGGCTGCCCGACCGGTCCGGGCGGGAAACGACGGGTTCCGGTTGTCCACAGGGACCCCGGGGTCCCCGCTCAGACGGAGCGGATCAGCCGACCCAGAAGCCGCGCGAACCGAACCAGTCGCCGTAGGTCCCCGGGCCGGAGCCGCGTCCGTCCGCGCCGCCACGACGCGAGCCGAGGTAGGAGCCGACGACCGCGGCACCCAGGTCGTCGGACTCGGGGGCGATCACGGAGCCCTCGACACGGCGGGCCATCGACTCGATGAACCGGGCCAGGCCGGGATCGTCGCCGAGCCGGAAGAACGTGGTCTGCGCGCCGAGCCGGCGGGCATTGTCGAGCTCGCGTACGGCGAGCGCGATGGTCGTCGGGTGCGGCGGATAGGAGAAGAACACGTCGCCGCTCGACTCCAGGTGCGAGGTCGGCTCACCGTCGGTGACGATGAGCAGCACCGGCTGGGCGTTGGGGTGCTTGCGGAAGTGGCGGTTGGCCAGCAGGAGTGCGTGGTGGAGGTTGGTGCCCTTGGCCCAGCGGGCGTCGAGGGCGGTGAGCTCCTCGATCCGCATGGTCTGGGCGTGCCGGCCGAAGCCGATCAGCTCCAGGCTGTCGCCGCGGAAGCGGGATCCGATCAGGGTGTGCAGTGCGAGCGCGGTCTGCTTCATCGGCACCCAACGGCCGTCCATTGCCATCGAGAAGCTGGTGTCGACGCAGAGCGCGACCGCTGCCTGGGTGCGCGCCTCGGTCTCGGCGACCTCGACGTCGTCGATCGAGAGCAGCCGGCCGCCGGGGTCGCCGGCGCGGCGCAGGACGCCGTTGAGCATGGTGCGGGGCAGGTCCCAGGGTTCGGTGTCGCCGAACTCCCACGCCCGGGTCGCGCCGGACAGGTCGCCGGCGGCGCCGGCCTGGCGTACGTCGCGCTGCCCCTGACGGCCGGACATCCGCTGGGCCACGTCGCGCAGCAGCGCCCTCCCGAGCTGGCGCATCGCCTTCGGCGTGAGCCGCAGCTCGCCGTCGAAGCCGCGCTCCATCGCGCCCGACTCGCGCAGCGCCTTCTCGAGCTCCTGCAGCTTGCGGGCGTCGACGGCGGCCTCGGAGCCGAGCTGTCGGGCCAGCTTGTCGAGGTCGACGTCGTCGAGGCGGGCACCGCCGTACCCCTGGGACAGCTGGTCGGCCAGCGCGTCCAGGTCGGCGAGGTCCTGCAGGACGCCGGTGCCGTCGCCGAGGCCCAGGCCGGTTGTCGAGGGGTCGCCGTCGCCGAACTGCTCGGAGCCGCCCCAGTCCTCGCCGGGGCGCAGCGACATCAGGTTCGCATCGAGCCGGTCGAGCTGCTCCATCAGCGCCGGCGACCCGAACGCCTGGGCGGAGAGCTGCATCAGCTCGGCGCGCTGCTCGGCGCTCATCGAGTTGAGCATCCGCTGCGCGGCGGCCGAGCGCTGGGCGAGGGCGTCGAGCAGCTCGTCGATGTCCTGCGGGTTCTCGGGGAAGTGCTGGCCGTGCTTGGCCATGAACTCGTCGAAGTCCTCGGGGGTGTCCTCGCCGCGCGCGTGCTTCTCGAGCAGCTCGTTGAGGTCGCCGAGCATCTCGTTGATCGCCTGCCGGTCCTCGTCGGTGGCGTTCTCGAGGGCCTGCTTCATGCCCGCGAAGCGCTGGTCGAGGAGCTCGCGGCCGAGCAGGTCCTTGATCTGCTCGAAGGCCTCGCGGGCCTCGCGGGACTGCCAGTCGTAGTCGCCGAGCTCGGTCACGGCGGCGGCGGGCGAGTCGGGCAGGTTCTGCAGCCGCAGCTCGCGGAACGCGCGGTCGCCGTCGTCCATCATCGCGTCGCGGGCCAGCTGCTTGCGCTCCTCGAGGACCGCCTTGTCCAGCAGCTCGCGCACCTCCTCGAGCGTGCCGTCGAGGTTGTGCCGCTGCAGCAGGTCGCGACGCCGTTCGGCCACCCGGCGGGCGAGGTCGTCGAGCCCGGACTGGTCCTGTCCGCCGCGCCGCAGGAACTCGCGCATCGCGCGCTCGGGGCTGTAGCCGGCCATCACGTCCTGGCCGATGGCGTCGAGCGCCTCGGCGATGTCGACGGGCGGAGCGAGCGGGTCGCCGCCGTCGTACCTGCGGTAGCGGCTCACGTCAGCATCCTTCGTACGTCGGCGCCGGCACGCAGCGCGCGCGGGATCTCGGCCACCTCGTCGACCACCTCGAGCAGCAGCTGGACCGTCTCGGAGGGGGCGGTGGTGTCGAGCGCGATGTCGTAGCCGATCCCGGTCGAGGTCCACACGTCGTCGAAGCCACCGTCGGCGGTGACCGCGACCCCGAGGACAGGTACGTCGAGCCGCCGGGCCTCGCGGTAGGTGTCGTTGAGCACGCACAGCGCCACCGCGAGGTGGAGCACCTGGGCGCCGTTGGTCGCCGGCCCGGCGAGCACGCCCTCCTCGGTCCAGGCGTGCGGGAGCACGACGCCCTCGCCTGCGCGGAGGGTGCCGGAGGAGACCCGGACGCCGAACGGGGAAGGATCAGCCATAGACGGTCTCCACGCCGGCCTCGCCGATCTGCTCGTCCTTGCCGATCTTGCGGGCCAGGAACAGGCCCTCGAGCGCGAGCTCGATCGCCGCGGCGCGCTCGCCGTCGGTGCGGCCGCCGCCCTCACCGTTCACCCGTTCGCAGACCTGGTCGTAGAGGTCGGACTCGCCGAGCACCGGCAGGCCGGCCAGCACGTCGCGGGCGGTGACCTGCCCGCCGGTCACGACGGTGGCGCCCTCCTCGATGGCCTCGACGAGCAGGGCGAAGTCGAGGCCGCGGAGCTTCTCGCGGACGGTCTCGGCGGTCGCCGTACGCAGCAGGTGGGTGAGGATCTCGGCCTCCCGGCCCTCCTCGCCGGACTCGAACTCGATCTTGCCGCCGAGGACGTCGACCGCGGTCTCGAGGTCGACGACCCGGGCGACGGCGCGGTCCTCGCCCTGGATCGTGGCTCGGCGCAGCGCGGCGGCAGCGATCGTCTCGGCACCGGCGATCGCGAACCGTGCGGAGACGCCGGAGCGCTGGTCGACGGCGCTGGACTCACGCAGGTTGCGGGTGAAGCGGGCCAGGATCTCGACCAGGAAGTCGGGGACGTCGACCCGGTCGGGGAGCAGGTCGGCCTCCTGCCGGATCACGGCGATCTCGGCGTCGAGTGCCTTCGGGTAGTGGGTGCGGATCTCGGCACCGAAGCGGTCCTTGAGGGGCGTGATGATCCGGCCGCGGTTGGTGTAGTCCTCCGGGTTGGCGGAGGCGACGACGAACACGTCGAGCGGCAGCCGCAGGACGTAGCCGCGGATCTGGATGTCGCGCTCCTCCATCACGTTGAGCATCGCGACCTGGATCCGCTCGGCGAGGTCGGGCAGCTCGTTGATCGCGACGATGCCCCGGTGGGAGCGGGGGATCAGGCCGAAGTGGATGGTCTCCGGGTCGCCGAGCGAGCGGCCCTCGGCGACCTTCATCGGGTCGACGTCGCCGATCAGGTCGGCGACGCTGGTGTCGGGCGTGGCCAGCTTCTCGGCGTACCGCTCCTCGCGGTGGCGCCACGAGATCCGCAGGTCGTCGCCGTACGACGCCACGGCGGCCTTCGAGGTCACGGTGACCGGGTCGTAGGGGTGTTCGCCGAGCTCGGAGCCGGAGATCACGGGGGTCCACTCGTCGAGCAGGCCGACCAGGGTGCGCAGCAGGCGGGTCTTGCCCTGGCCGCGCTCGCCGAGGAGGACGACGTCGTGGCCGGCGATGATCGCGCGCTCGAGCTGCGGGACGACGGTGTCCTCGAAGCCGTGCAGGCCGGGCCAGGGGTCCTCCCCCGCGGCCAGCCGGGCCAACAGGTTGTCGCGCAGCTCGGCCCTCAGGTGCTTGTGCTGGTGGCCGGAGGCGCGCAGCTCGCCGAGGGTGGAGATCGTCGGAGCCGTAGTGGTCACCGTCTCACGCTACTGCGGCCCGCAAGGGGTTTGCTGGCCCTAGTCTGTCGATCGTGGCGATCGTCGTCGGGCTCCTGTGCGTGCTGGTGGTCGGCCTGCTCGGCCTCGTCCTGGCCTTCGCCCGCGACCGCGGGCAGCTGCAGCGCCAGCTCGCCGACACCCAGGCGCACGTCGCCCAGCTCGAGTCGGACCTCGACGCCGCATTGCGTCCCCCGCCGCCGAGCAACTCCGCCGAGCGCGCCGTACGACGGGTGATCCGGACCGCCTCGAGGGTCCGGTCCCACGGCATCACCGGGCTGATCCAGAGCACCGTCGAGGACCTGCAGACCTGGGCCAGCGACGACGAGCGCGCCGACATCCTCAACATGGCTGCATCCGACGGCACGGTCACCCTGTTCTTCTCCGACATCGAGGAGTCGACGCCGCTCAACGACCGGCTCGGCGACGCGACCTGGGTGAAGGTGCTGGCCGCGCACGACCGGGTGCTGCGCACGCAGATCGAGAAGTACCGCGGCCAGGTCGTGAAGACCGCGGGCGACGGGTTCATGGTGGCCTTCCGCGACAGCGAGGCCGCCTGCCGCGCCGCGCTGGGGATCCAGCGCGACCTGCCCCGCGACGTGACCCTGCGCCGTTACGGGCCGATCCTGGTGCGGATCGGGATCCACACCGGCCAGGTGGTCGCTCGCGACGGCGACTACTTCGGCCGCAACGTCGCCATGGCGGCTCGCGTCGCCAACCTCGCCCACGGTGGCGAGATCCTGGCCAGCGACGCGGTGCGGGTCGCGCTCGATGACGACGCGGCGCTCACGCTCGTGGAGCGGGACGCGGTGGAGCTCAAGGGGCTCGCCGGCGAGCACGTGATCTGGGAGATCCTCCCGCCGGCGAGCTGATCCCCCTCAGACCGAGAGGATCACCGACGAGCCGTGGCCGAACAGGCCCTGGTTGGCGGTGATGCCGACCTTGGCGCCCTCGACCTGCCGGCCCTCGGCGCGGCCCTGGAGCTGCCAGGTGAGCTCGCAGACCTGCGCGATCGCCTGGGCGGGCACGGCCTCCCCGAAGCAGGCCAGGCCACCGGACGGGTTGACCGGGATCCGGCCGCCCAGGGTGGTGTCGCCCGCGCGGAGCAGCGCCTCGGCCTCGCCGCGCTTGCACAGCTGGAGGTCCTCGATCCAGTCCAGCTCGAGCGCCGTCGAGAGGTCGTAGACCTCGGCCACGTCGACGTCGGCGGGGTCGATGCCGGCCTCCTCGTAGGCCGCCTGGCCGATCGACTCCTTGAACGTCCGCTCGGGCACGCCGGTCAGGGCCGACGAGTCGGTCGAGAGCAGCGGCATGTCGATGACCGTGTTCGGGAAGGTCGGCGTGACCGTCGAGACGGCGGAGACGGTGACCGGGGAGGCGATGCCGTGCCTCTTGGCGTACTCCGCGCTGGTCAGCACCACCGCGGCGGCACCGTCGGAGGTCGCGCAGATGTCGAGCAGGTGCAGCGGGTCGGAGACCATCGGCGAGGCGAGGACCTCCTCGACCGACGACTCCTTGCGGAAGCGGGCGTTGGGGTTCTCCAGTCCGTGCTTGGCGTTCTTGACCTTGACCTGGGCGAAGTCCTCGGCGGTGGCGCCGTAGAGGTCCATCCGGCGCCGCGCGTAGAGGGCGAAGTACGCCGGGTTGGTCATGCCGAGCAGCCGGAAGCGCAGCCAGTCGGGGTCGTTCCAGCGCTCACCTGCGTTGGGAGCCAGGAAGCCCTTGGGCGTCGTGTCGGCGCCGACGACCAGCGCGACCTCGCTCATGCCGGCCAGGATCCGGGCCCGGGCCGTGTCGATGGCCTGGGCGCCGGTCGCGCAGGCGGCGTACGACGTCGCGATCCGGGCGCCGTTCCAGCCCAGCGCCTGGGCGAAGGTCGAGCCGGCGACGTAGCCGGCGTACCCGTTGCGCACGGTCTCGCCGCCGACGACGAGGTCGACGTCGGCCCACGCGATGCCGGAGTCCTTGAGGGCCTCGCGGGCGGCGTGCACGCCGTACTCCGTGAAGTTGCGGCCCCACTTGCCCCAGGGGTGCATGCCCGCACCCGCGATCACGACGCTCATGCGACAGGCCTCCAGCGGTAGATGGTGCGCTCACCGGTCTCGTCGACGTTGAGCGTCTCGACGACCAGGTCGACCTCGGTGCCGACCTTCATGTCACCGACGCCGAAGCCGTCGGCCACCTGGCCGAGCACGACGATCCCCTCGGGGAGCTCGACCGCGGCCAGCGCGAACGGCTGGAACGGGTCGGTGGGCGCGACGTACGGCGCCGGGGGCTGGTACTGCGCGTCGGTGTAGGACCACACCCGGCCGCGCCGCGAGAGCTCGACGGTGTCGTGCTCGGTGCCGTCGCACGCGGGGTTGCGGCAGTAGAACGCAGCGGCGCCGGCGGCGCCGGAGACCGGCGGGAAGACGACGTTGCTGCACGTCGTGCAGCGCGAGGCGAGGAGCCGGGGCTCGTCGCCGGTGGTGAACCAGCCCTCGATGACGGGGGTCGCGGTCATGGAAGCTCCCTGAAAGTAGAACGTGTTCCTATTCTACCGGGAGTCGGCCCTCAGCCGGTGCGGAAGTCCCGGCCACCGAAACCGTCGGGGCCGGCTTCGGCACCGAACGGGATCCGGTACGCCGTCTCCGCCCGCGCCTCGCCCCCGAACCAGCGGGTGCGAATCAGGTCGACCTGCGCGACCGGCCAGTCCGCGTCCGCGAGCTCGCCGAGCACGTCCGGCCCGGACAGCATCCGGTCCAGCGGCGAGCCGGGCCGCACCGCGGCGATCGAGGCGATCACGACCGCGGGCCGGAAGCCGCGCCGGTCGACGTACACGTGGACCCGCTCCGCCGCGGTCCCGACCGCACGGGCCACGGTGGCCAGGGTCGCCAGGTCGCCGTCGAGGAACACCGTCACGTCACCGCCCGTGACCTCGACCCCGACCGGGCGCACCACGACCGGCGGCAGGTCCGAGAGACACTCGGCGAGCACGCCGGCGAACCGGCCGGCGTCGTGCTCGACGACATTGCCCAGCGCCGCGATCGGTACGTCGACCCGGCTCGTCTCGACCGGGAGCACGCCCGGCAGCTGGGCCAGCCGGCCGCCGAGCGCGCGCAACCGCTCCACCGCCTCGGTCGGCGGGACGAACGCAGCACGCAGCATCATGGGGCACCCTCCGCCGGACCTCATCGGCGGGCAGGGGGCGTGGTCGAGGCGAACCGCGCAGGAAAGTGGCTACTGCCCCGGGTCGGGCGTGCCGCCGGGCGTCGGGGCCGGCGGCTTCTCACACCTCACCGTGTCGGCGGGCGTGTAGACCGTGTGGAACTTCTCGGTGTGGTCGACCGCGCTGTCGCCGTGCTTGTGGAAGATCCGGGTGACGTCGACCTGGAAGCCGGACCAGCCGGTGTTCGGCTCGCAGTCGGGCGTGGTCAGGGTGCGCACCTTCGGCGGGACCTGCGCATAGCGGTTCGACGTCTTCGAGTCGATGTCCCACTTCTTGGTGGACCACATCTGGACCGTGACCTTGCCCTGGCGCGACCAGGTGCTGGGGACGACCCAGGCGTGGATGAGCACGCCGTACTCGGTGTCGTTCTGGAAGCGCAGGTCGACCGTCGGCCAGGCGACGGTGGCCTCGCGGCCGACCGGGTAGCGGTCGATGTAGAACGAGTGCGGCTTGTGCTGGATGTCCTTGAGGCCGGCGAAGAACATGGCGTTGAAGGTCGTCGTCGCCATCTGCGAGACGCCGCCGCCGAGGTCCTTCTTGAGGATGCCGTTGCTGATGATGTAGCCCTCGGTGAAGCCGTTCTCGGCGGTGCGCTCGCCGACGATGCCGTTGAGTGAGAACTCCTCGCCGGGCTTGAGGAGGGTGCCGTCGATGAGCTCGGCGGCACGACCGATGTTGATGTTGCGGTAGTCGGCGTGCGGGTAGTACGTCGAGAACTCGGAGACCTTGTCGACGATCTTGAGGTTCTCGGCGTCCTTGGTCGTGAAGGCGGCGTCGGTGACCTGCGCGGTGACCGGGCCGCTGCGGGAGCCCTCGGGCGCGGTGAGCAGGCCGAGGAAGACCTGCGCGGCCTCGCCGGAGTCGAAGGTGACGCCGGGCTTGGCCGGGACGATCTTCGGCTTGCCCTTCTTCGAGATCTTCACGGTGGCGTCGACCGGGGCGCCGTTGGACGTCGCGCCCTTGACCAGCTCGGTCAGCGCGGCGTCGTCGACGACGGGGACGAGCTTGCCGTTCTCGGGCTTCATGGAGAGCACGCCGGCGAACTTGGCCGGGGTCAGCTTCACGTCGTTCTCGCCGAACTGGAGCGTCACGGCGTTGGCCATCGCCGGGTTGGCGAAGGA
The genomic region above belongs to Nocardioides sp. QY071 and contains:
- a CDS encoding OsmC family peroxiredoxin; its protein translation is MADPSPFGVRVSSGTLRAGEGVVLPHAWTEEGVLAGPATNGAQVLHLAVALCVLNDTYREARRLDVPVLGVAVTADGGFDDVWTSTGIGYDIALDTTAPSETVQLLLEVVDEVAEIPRALRAGADVRRMLT
- a CDS encoding VanW family protein, which codes for MTFWESDTDGKAERPGGRIVVVVIVLLVLLAGGGYAAAHAVAGDKVPSGTTISGVEVGGLTRSAAIDKLERTFGSRADTPITVSVGHQGATGKVNDAKVQPGDIGLAIDYAASVDAAGAGDSWSPARQWDYFTGGGKVDAVVDVDEDLLDDKLSELSEGLGTPPEDGTVTFSAEGVQSTQPQAGQAVDRDQARTAITDAFLAGEKSVELEVAPAQPEIDAADVAEALDSFANPAMANAVTLQFGENDVKLTPAKFAGVLSMKPENGKLVPVVDDAALTELVKGATSNGAPVDATVKISKKGKPKIVPAKPGVTFDSGEAAQVFLGLLTAPEGSRSGPVTAQVTDAAFTTKDAENLKIVDKVSEFSTYYPHADYRNINIGRAAELIDGTLLKPGEEFSLNGIVGERTAENGFTEGYIISNGILKKDLGGGVSQMATTTFNAMFFAGLKDIQHKPHSFYIDRYPVGREATVAWPTVDLRFQNDTEYGVLIHAWVVPSTWSRQGKVTVQMWSTKKWDIDSKTSNRYAQVPPKVRTLTTPDCEPNTGWSGFQVDVTRIFHKHGDSAVDHTEKFHTVYTPADTVRCEKPPAPTPGGTPDPGQ
- a CDS encoding OB-fold domain-containing protein, which translates into the protein MTATPVIEGWFTTGDEPRLLASRCTTCSNVVFPPVSGAAGAAAFYCRNPACDGTEHDTVELSRRGRVWSYTDAQYQPPAPYVAPTDPFQPFALAAVELPEGIVVLGQVADGFGVGDMKVGTEVDLVVETLNVDETGERTIYRWRPVA
- a CDS encoding alpha/beta hydrolase; amino-acid sequence: MTLVYLPAQVPPCPQLTSTPTGAQDLATDLRAAAIAVKNVQGRAASVAAPAWEGDTAQAHDHAATQVAVRLDGAEAALDEAVTAADRFAARLSRLFVRRARINADRAEVNELIGALVAEVAAAADDSRLADFRQRADVLHRRAVALRGRIDAWVLARAEAEADLVAALQGVDSVAEGVAAAADPARPRTGDLTRQLRRLRGDPAALAAWWRGLRRAEQQALTTEHPGLVGNTGGVSMAERDEANRGELARDLDYYREREKDDQLTSKDERVLDNARSVDRALDEHAGPTDDAGAHLTKLLAYAPGLHSGDGGVAVGFGDPDTADHVSVNVPGLTTDTSSIGGNLDKTFVLHEAAVGEERGSVATVYWADYDAPSGNPLNPLDPLGQADFDGVALTDKAEAGGERFGDFVDGVRGSDQGPPAHLTAIGHSYGSTAVGHALAEGLPVDDVVLLGSPGVPADTAGELTDAQVWVGSKDHDPVSLLGSGDRGGVGALGHDPADTAFGGTRFETGEGDLRAEELLHNHTSYFTGTSLANLAHVVAGADDEVSEQPPRGAPGGGHLTLPELLVAASGASAGERLADGGRWLWEHSKFGGRL
- a CDS encoding lipid-transfer protein, which gives rise to MSVVIAGAGMHPWGKWGRNFTEYGVHAAREALKDSGIAWADVDLVVGGETVRNGYAGYVAGSTFAQALGWNGARIATSYAACATGAQAIDTARARILAGMSEVALVVGADTTPKGFLAPNAGERWNDPDWLRFRLLGMTNPAYFALYARRRMDLYGATAEDFAQVKVKNAKHGLENPNARFRKESSVEEVLASPMVSDPLHLLDICATSDGAAAVVLTSAEYAKRHGIASPVTVSAVSTVTPTFPNTVIDMPLLSTDSSALTGVPERTFKESIGQAAYEEAGIDPADVDVAEVYDLSTALELDWIEDLQLCKRGEAEALLRAGDTTLGGRIPVNPSGGLACFGEAVPAQAIAQVCELTWQLQGRAEGRQVEGAKVGITANQGLFGHGSSVILSV
- a CDS encoding VWA domain-containing protein, with the translated sequence MSRYRRYDGGDPLAPPVDIAEALDAIGQDVMAGYSPERAMREFLRRGGQDQSGLDDLARRVAERRRDLLQRHNLDGTLEEVRELLDKAVLEERKQLARDAMMDDGDRAFRELRLQNLPDSPAAAVTELGDYDWQSREAREAFEQIKDLLGRELLDQRFAGMKQALENATDEDRQAINEMLGDLNELLEKHARGEDTPEDFDEFMAKHGQHFPENPQDIDELLDALAQRSAAAQRMLNSMSAEQRAELMQLSAQAFGSPALMEQLDRLDANLMSLRPGEDWGGSEQFGDGDPSTTGLGLGDGTGVLQDLADLDALADQLSQGYGGARLDDVDLDKLARQLGSEAAVDARKLQELEKALRESGAMERGFDGELRLTPKAMRQLGRALLRDVAQRMSGRQGQRDVRQAGAAGDLSGATRAWEFGDTEPWDLPRTMLNGVLRRAGDPGGRLLSIDDVEVAETEARTQAAVALCVDTSFSMAMDGRWVPMKQTALALHTLIGSRFRGDSLELIGFGRHAQTMRIEELTALDARWAKGTNLHHALLLANRHFRKHPNAQPVLLIVTDGEPTSHLESSGDVFFSYPPHPTTIALAVRELDNARRLGAQTTFFRLGDDPGLARFIESMARRVEGSVIAPESDDLGAAVVGSYLGSRRGGADGRGSGPGTYGDWFGSRGFWVG
- a CDS encoding adenylate/guanylate cyclase domain-containing protein, producing the protein MAIVVGLLCVLVVGLLGLVLAFARDRGQLQRQLADTQAHVAQLESDLDAALRPPPPSNSAERAVRRVIRTASRVRSHGITGLIQSTVEDLQTWASDDERADILNMAASDGTVTLFFSDIEESTPLNDRLGDATWVKVLAAHDRVLRTQIEKYRGQVVKTAGDGFMVAFRDSEAACRAALGIQRDLPRDVTLRRYGPILVRIGIHTGQVVARDGDYFGRNVAMAARVANLAHGGEILASDAVRVALDDDAALTLVERDAVELKGLAGEHVIWEILPPAS
- a CDS encoding TSUP family transporter — protein: MGDLSLTVIALLALAALTAGFVDAVVGGGGLVQLPALLLGLPGASPVQVLATNKIASVCGTAASSLTYYRRIGPDLRTALPLMALALTGAFSGALLASHIPRDAFEPIVLAALVVVGGYVLLRPELGEQTALRFAGHRHLVAAMGVGFVIGFYDGILGPGTGSFFVFALVGLLGYDFLQASAKAKLANFATNVGALLLFVPHGAVLWDVGLMMGACNLVGGYLGARTAVARGSRFVRLFFIAVVSAFVVRIGGGVLGLW
- a CDS encoding AAA family ATPase, which gives rise to MTTTAPTISTLGELRASGHQHKHLRAELRDNLLARLAAGEDPWPGLHGFEDTVVPQLERAIIAGHDVVLLGERGQGKTRLLRTLVGLLDEWTPVISGSELGEHPYDPVTVTSKAAVASYGDDLRISWRHREERYAEKLATPDTSVADLIGDVDPMKVAEGRSLGDPETIHFGLIPRSHRGIVAINELPDLAERIQVAMLNVMEERDIQIRGYVLRLPLDVFVVASANPEDYTNRGRIITPLKDRFGAEIRTHYPKALDAEIAVIRQEADLLPDRVDVPDFLVEILARFTRNLRESSAVDQRSGVSARFAIAGAETIAAAALRRATIQGEDRAVARVVDLETAVDVLGGKIEFESGEEGREAEILTHLLRTATAETVREKLRGLDFALLVEAIEEGATVVTGGQVTARDVLAGLPVLGESDLYDQVCERVNGEGGGRTDGERAAAIELALEGLFLARKIGKDEQIGEAGVETVYG